In Streptomyces sp. P3, one DNA window encodes the following:
- a CDS encoding replication-associated recombination protein A: MEPDLFTAAAEDRQEKDPAGSPLAVRMRPRTLDEVVGQQHLLKPGSPLRRLVGEGARGPAGPSSVILWGPPGTGKTTLAYVVSKATDKRFVELSAITAGVKEVRAVIDGARRAIGGFGKETVLFLDEIHRFSKAQQDSLLPAVENRWVTLIAATTENPYFSVISPLLSRSLLLTLEPLTDDDLRDLVGRAVAHERGLKGAVSLPADAEAHLLRIAGGDARRALTALEAAAGAALDQDETEISLRTLEQTVDRAAVKYDRDGDQHYDVASALIKSIRGSDVDAALHYLARMIEAGEDPRFIARRLMISASEDIGLADPNALPIAVAAAQAVAMIGFPEAALTLSHVTIALALAPKSNAATTAIGAALDDVRKGLAGPVPPHLRDGHYKGAAKLGHAQGYVYPHDLPEGIAAQQYAPDAIHGREYYTPTRHGAEARYADAVEWTRTHLGRNGS; this comes from the coding sequence GTGGAGCCCGACCTGTTCACCGCCGCAGCGGAAGACCGCCAGGAGAAGGACCCCGCCGGGAGCCCCCTGGCGGTCCGGATGCGCCCGCGCACCCTCGACGAGGTGGTGGGCCAGCAGCACCTGCTGAAGCCTGGCTCACCTCTGCGCCGCCTGGTCGGCGAGGGCGCCCGGGGCCCGGCCGGCCCTTCCTCGGTGATCCTCTGGGGGCCGCCCGGCACCGGGAAGACGACCCTCGCCTACGTCGTCTCCAAGGCCACCGACAAGCGGTTCGTCGAGCTCTCCGCCATCACCGCCGGCGTCAAGGAGGTCCGCGCCGTCATCGACGGCGCCCGCCGCGCCATCGGCGGCTTCGGCAAGGAGACCGTCCTCTTCCTCGACGAGATCCACCGCTTCAGCAAGGCCCAGCAGGACTCCCTCCTGCCGGCCGTCGAGAACCGCTGGGTGACGCTGATCGCGGCTACCACCGAGAACCCCTACTTCTCGGTCATCTCGCCCCTCCTCTCCCGCTCCCTGCTGCTGACCCTCGAGCCGCTCACCGACGACGACCTGCGCGATCTGGTCGGGCGCGCCGTGGCCCACGAACGCGGCCTCAAGGGTGCCGTCAGCCTCCCCGCGGACGCCGAGGCCCATCTCCTGCGCATCGCCGGCGGCGACGCCCGGCGCGCCCTGACGGCCCTGGAGGCCGCCGCCGGCGCCGCCCTCGACCAGGACGAGACGGAGATCAGCCTCCGGACACTGGAGCAGACGGTCGACCGTGCGGCCGTGAAGTACGACCGGGACGGCGACCAGCACTACGACGTCGCCAGCGCCCTCATCAAGTCCATCCGCGGCTCGGACGTCGACGCGGCCCTGCACTACCTGGCCCGCATGATCGAGGCGGGCGAGGACCCCCGCTTCATCGCCCGCCGCCTGATGATCTCCGCCAGCGAGGACATCGGCCTCGCCGACCCGAACGCCCTGCCGATCGCGGTCGCCGCCGCCCAGGCCGTCGCCATGATCGGCTTTCCCGAGGCCGCCCTCACCCTCAGCCACGTCACCATCGCCCTCGCCCTGGCGCCCAAGTCCAACGCCGCGACCACGGCGATCGGCGCCGCCCTCGACGACGTCCGCAAGGGCCTGGCCGGGCCCGTCCCGCCGCATCTGCGGGACGGCCACTACAAGGGCGCCGCCAAACTGGGGCACGCACAGGGGTACGTGTACCCGCACGACCTGCCCGAGGGCATCGCCGCCCAGCAGTACGCGCCGGACGCGATCCACGGCCGGGAGTACTACACCCCCACCCGGCACGGCGCCGAGGCCCGCTACGCGGACGCGGTCGAGTGGACCAGAACGCACCTCGGTCGGAACGGGTCCTGA
- the rpsD gene encoding 30S ribosomal protein S4, with translation MANQSRPKVKKSRALGIALTPKAVKYFEARPYPPGEHGRGRKQNSDYKVRLLEKQRLRAQYDVSERQLVRAYERASKVQGKTGEALIIELERRLDALVLRSGIARTIYQARQMVVHGHIEVNGQKTDKPSFRVRPDDVVMVRERSREKTLFSIAREGGFAPDGETPRYLQVNLKALAFRLDREPNRKEIPVICDEQLVVEYYAR, from the coding sequence GTGGCGAACCAGTCCCGCCCCAAGGTGAAGAAGTCGCGTGCCCTCGGCATCGCGCTGACCCCGAAGGCCGTCAAGTACTTCGAGGCCCGCCCCTACCCGCCGGGTGAGCACGGCCGCGGCCGCAAGCAGAACTCGGACTACAAGGTCCGTCTGCTCGAGAAGCAGCGTCTGCGCGCGCAGTACGACGTGTCCGAGCGCCAGCTCGTCCGCGCCTACGAGCGTGCCTCCAAGGTCCAGGGCAAGACCGGTGAGGCCCTGATCATCGAGCTCGAGCGCCGTCTCGACGCGCTGGTCCTGCGTTCGGGCATCGCCCGCACGATCTACCAGGCCCGTCAGATGGTCGTGCACGGCCACATCGAGGTCAACGGTCAGAAGACCGACAAGCCCTCCTTCCGTGTCCGTCCCGACGACGTCGTGATGGTCCGCGAGCGCAGCCGCGAGAAGACCCTCTTCTCCATCGCCCGCGAGGGCGGCTTCGCCCCCGACGGCGAGACCCCGCGCTACCTCCAGGTGAACCTCAAGGCCCTGGCGTTCCGCCTGGACCGTGAGCCGAACCGCAAGGAGATCCCGGTGATCTGCGACGAGCAGCTCGTCGTCGAGTACTACGCCCGCTGA
- a CDS encoding DUF948 domain-containing protein, producing MSGGEVAGILVAVFWAILVSFLAVALARLAQTLRATTRLVADVTEQAVPLLADASAAVRSAQTQIDRVDAIASDVQEVTSNASALSTTVASTFGGPLVKVAAFGYGVRRALGGRKEDAPAREPRRTVIVGRTVSRREKRKPRGKRD from the coding sequence GTGTCCGGTGGAGAGGTGGCCGGCATTCTGGTGGCCGTGTTCTGGGCGATCCTGGTCTCCTTCCTCGCCGTCGCGCTGGCGAGGCTGGCCCAGACGCTCAGGGCGACCACCCGGCTGGTCGCGGACGTGACCGAACAGGCGGTCCCGCTGCTGGCCGACGCCTCCGCCGCCGTGCGCTCCGCGCAGACCCAGATCGACCGGGTCGACGCCATCGCCAGCGATGTCCAGGAGGTCACGTCGAACGCGTCGGCGCTGTCCACCACGGTCGCCTCCACCTTCGGCGGACCCCTGGTGAAGGTCGCCGCGTTCGGCTACGGCGTCCGCCGGGCCCTCGGCGGCCGCAAGGAAGACGCGCCCGCGAGGGAGCCCCGGCGGACCGTCATCGTGGGCCGCACGGTCTCCCGGCGGGAGAAGCGCAAGCCCCGTGGAAAGAGGGACTGA